From Bacillus sp. FSL K6-3431, the proteins below share one genomic window:
- the trmD gene encoding tRNA (guanosine(37)-N1)-methyltransferase TrmD, with translation MRIDILTLFPEMFTGVFGSSILKKAAEKEAVSYHVTNFREFSDNKHKTVDDYPYGGGAGMVLKPQPIFDALDHLKSENATTPRIILLCPQGERYNQQKAEELAKESHLVFICGHYEGYDERIREHVVTDEISIGDYVMTGGELGAMVVIDSVVRLIPGVLGNEDSPVLDSFSSGLLEHPHYTRPAEFRGMKVPDVLLSGNHSKIAEWREKESLLRTKNRRPDLLKNYPITEQQKKWLNE, from the coding sequence ATGAGAATTGATATTTTAACGCTTTTTCCTGAAATGTTTACAGGTGTCTTCGGCTCCTCCATTTTGAAAAAAGCTGCCGAAAAAGAAGCGGTATCTTATCATGTAACAAATTTCCGTGAGTTTTCAGATAATAAACATAAAACGGTTGATGATTATCCGTATGGTGGAGGGGCTGGCATGGTTTTAAAGCCGCAACCAATTTTTGACGCGTTAGATCATCTGAAATCTGAAAATGCTACAACACCTCGTATCATTCTTTTATGTCCCCAGGGCGAGCGCTATAATCAGCAAAAAGCAGAAGAACTCGCAAAAGAATCTCATCTCGTGTTTATTTGTGGACATTATGAGGGCTATGATGAACGGATTCGTGAACATGTTGTAACGGATGAAATATCGATAGGTGATTACGTAATGACTGGCGGCGAGCTTGGTGCGATGGTTGTTATCGACTCTGTCGTCCGATTAATCCCCGGTGTATTAGGTAATGAAGACTCACCGGTACTTGATTCTTTTTCATCTGGTTTATTAGAACATCCTCACTATACTCGTCCTGCAGAGTTTCGTGGTATGAAGGTACCAGACGTATTATTATCTGGTAACCATAGCAAAATAGCAGAATGGCGAGAGAAAGAGTCTCTACTTCGTACAAAAAATAGGCGTCCAGATCTTTTAAAAAACTATCCAATAACGGAGCAACAAAAAAAATGGTTGAATGAATAA
- a CDS encoding KH domain-containing protein: MQELILSIVKPIVDYPEDVRVHVKEEEQRITYHLSVHEKDIGKVIGRHGRVAKAIRTVVYAAAGSQQHKKVYMEIDE, encoded by the coding sequence ATGCAAGAGTTGATTTTGTCGATTGTTAAGCCAATTGTTGATTATCCCGAAGATGTTCGGGTGCATGTGAAAGAAGAAGAACAACGCATCACTTATCACCTTTCTGTTCATGAAAAAGATATTGGAAAGGTGATAGGCAGACATGGCCGTGTTGCTAAAGCAATTAGAACGGTTGTTTATGCGGCAGCAGGATCACAACAACATAAAAAGGTCTACATGGAAATCGACGAATAG
- a CDS encoding YlqD family protein, protein MKILQTVTIKRVLTEESKQSLLLKYKNDKLQLSKECDQLLFELKKLERTRKYSTAGLKAQFDKEIDGRKDKIKLIDFQIDQLELLPYGSELKDEEVEALVDINIGDNWDAMTKGKTIIVKDGIIVEIRER, encoded by the coding sequence ATGAAAATTCTCCAAACAGTAACAATAAAAAGAGTGTTAACAGAAGAGAGTAAACAAAGTTTGTTACTAAAATATAAAAATGACAAGCTACAGTTAAGTAAAGAATGTGATCAGCTTTTATTTGAATTGAAAAAGTTAGAAAGAACACGAAAATACTCAACAGCTGGTTTGAAAGCGCAATTCGATAAAGAAATAGATGGTAGAAAAGACAAAATAAAATTGATCGATTTCCAAATCGATCAACTAGAGTTGCTACCCTATGGTAGTGAACTAAAAGACGAAGAAGTAGAAGCTTTGGTGGACATAAATATCGGTGATAACTGGGATGCTATGACAAAAGGGAAAACAATTATTGTCAAAGATGGGATCATCGTAGAAATTCGTGAGAGGTGA
- the ffh gene encoding signal recognition particle protein: MAFEGLADRLQATMQKIKGKGKVTEADVKAMMREVRLALLEADVNFKVVKQFVNKVSERAVGQDVMKSLTPGQQVIKVVKEELTELMGGEQSQIVTAKRPPTVILMTGLQGAGKTTTTGKLANLLRKKYNKKPLLVAADIYRPAAIKQLETLGKQLDMPVFSMGDKVSPVEIARQAIEKAKEEHHDYVLIDTAGRLHIDNVLMDELKEIKEVATPDEIFLVVDAMTGQDAVNVAQNFNDQLEISGVILTKLDGDTRGGAALSIRSVTEKPIKFVGMGEKLDALEPFHPERMASRILGMGDMLTLIEKAQTSVDEEKAKELEQKFRTASFTLDDFLDQLGQVKNMGPLDELIKMMPGANKIKGMDNLQVDEKQIGHVEAIIRSMTIKEKEHPEVINSGRRRRIAKGSGTSVQEVNRLLKQFEEMKKMMKQMTGMQQKGKKKGGFKLPFM; this comes from the coding sequence ATGGCATTTGAAGGATTGGCCGACCGATTACAGGCAACGATGCAAAAGATTAAAGGCAAAGGGAAGGTTACTGAAGCTGATGTCAAAGCAATGATGCGAGAAGTCAGACTTGCATTGCTCGAAGCCGATGTAAACTTCAAAGTAGTTAAACAATTCGTTAATAAAGTTAGTGAGAGAGCAGTCGGGCAAGATGTAATGAAAAGTCTGACACCAGGACAACAAGTAATCAAAGTTGTTAAAGAAGAACTTACAGAGCTCATGGGTGGAGAACAAAGTCAAATAGTGACAGCAAAGCGCCCGCCTACGGTTATTCTGATGACAGGTTTACAAGGTGCAGGAAAAACGACGACAACTGGGAAACTCGCAAATTTACTTCGAAAAAAATATAATAAAAAACCTTTGCTAGTTGCTGCTGATATATATCGACCAGCAGCGATTAAACAGCTTGAAACACTTGGCAAACAACTCGATATGCCAGTGTTTTCTATGGGGGATAAAGTTAGTCCTGTAGAGATAGCGCGTCAGGCTATTGAAAAAGCTAAGGAAGAACATCATGATTATGTTTTGATTGATACAGCAGGCCGACTCCATATTGATAATGTATTAATGGATGAGCTGAAAGAAATCAAAGAAGTCGCTACACCTGATGAAATTTTTCTTGTCGTTGATGCTATGACTGGTCAAGATGCAGTCAATGTAGCCCAGAACTTTAATGATCAGCTAGAAATCAGTGGAGTTATTTTGACCAAGCTTGATGGTGATACTAGGGGTGGTGCCGCTTTATCTATCCGCTCAGTAACAGAGAAACCAATTAAGTTTGTTGGAATGGGTGAAAAATTAGATGCTTTAGAACCATTCCACCCTGAACGAATGGCATCAAGAATTCTTGGTATGGGCGATATGTTGACGCTGATAGAGAAAGCGCAGACCTCTGTCGATGAAGAAAAAGCTAAAGAGCTGGAACAGAAGTTTCGGACAGCGTCATTTACGCTTGATGATTTCCTTGACCAACTAGGACAAGTGAAAAACATGGGGCCACTTGATGAACTAATTAAAATGATGCCCGGTGCTAATAAAATAAAAGGGATGGATAATCTTCAAGTCGATGAAAAACAAATCGGACATGTTGAAGCCATTATTCGTTCTATGACTATTAAAGAAAAAGAGCATCCTGAGGTCATTAATTCTGGCAGACGTCGAAGAATTGCCAAAGGAAGCGGAACATCTGTACAAGAAGTGAACCGTCTTTTAAAGCAGTTTGAAGAAATGAAAAAGATGATGAAGCAAATGACAGGTATGCAGCAAAAAGGTAAGAAAAAAGGTGGATTTAAGCTACCTTTTATGTAA
- the ftsY gene encoding signal recognition particle-docking protein FtsY: protein MSFFKKLKEKFTSSTDSVSGKFKDGLEKTRNNFSEKVNDLVSRYRKVDEDFFEELEEILIQADVGFETVMHLVEELKMEVKKQNIKNPEDVTSVISEKLVEIYEAGEQSSTLLNLQTDALTVILFVGVNGVGKTTTIGKLAYKFKEEGKKVVLAAGDTFRAGAIEQLEVWGDRVGVDVIKQAEGSDPAAVMYDAVQAAQARKADILLCDTAGRLQNKVNLMKELEKVKRVIEREVPGAPHEVLLVLDATTGQNALIQAKTFKEATDVSGIVLSKLDGTAKGGIVLAIRNELHIPVKFVGLGEKMDDLQAFDPEKYVYGLFANSIEEANE, encoded by the coding sequence TTGAGCTTTTTTAAAAAGTTAAAAGAGAAATTCACTTCTTCGACCGATTCGGTTTCTGGAAAGTTTAAAGACGGGTTAGAAAAGACTAGAAATAACTTTTCTGAGAAAGTAAATGATTTGGTATCGCGATATCGTAAAGTTGATGAAGACTTTTTCGAAGAATTGGAAGAAATTCTTATTCAAGCTGATGTAGGATTCGAAACAGTCATGCACCTTGTGGAAGAACTGAAGATGGAAGTTAAAAAGCAAAATATTAAAAATCCAGAAGACGTAACATCAGTCATTTCGGAAAAACTTGTAGAAATATACGAGGCTGGAGAACAAAGTAGCACGCTCTTGAATCTACAGACGGATGCATTAACAGTCATACTATTTGTCGGTGTAAATGGAGTCGGTAAAACAACAACGATCGGAAAACTTGCTTATAAGTTTAAGGAAGAAGGAAAAAAGGTCGTTCTAGCAGCAGGAGATACCTTTCGCGCAGGTGCGATAGAACAATTGGAAGTTTGGGGAGACAGAGTAGGCGTGGATGTAATTAAGCAAGCGGAAGGCTCAGATCCAGCGGCTGTCATGTATGATGCAGTGCAAGCTGCACAAGCAAGGAAAGCAGATATTTTATTATGTGATACTGCTGGTCGATTGCAAAATAAAGTGAATTTAATGAAAGAGCTCGAAAAAGTAAAAAGAGTTATAGAACGCGAAGTTCCAGGCGCGCCACATGAAGTTTTACTGGTACTTGATGCAACTACAGGTCAAAATGCATTAATCCAAGCAAAAACGTTTAAAGAGGCAACGGATGTCAGTGGAATAGTGCTTTCTAAACTAGATGGAACAGCAAAAGGTGGGATTGTATTAGCTATTCGTAATGAATTGCATATTCCGGTGAAATTTGTCGGGCTTGGAGAAAAAATGGATGACTTACAAGCATTTGATCCAGAAAAATATGTTTATGGATTATTTGCAAATTCTATTGAAGAAGCAAACGAATAG
- the smc gene encoding chromosome segregation protein SMC produces the protein MFLKQLDIIGFKSFAEKTNVEFVPGVTAVVGPNGSGKSNITDAIRWVLGEQSAKSLRGGKMEDVIFAGSDSRKRLNFAEVTLTLNNEDGALPIEYNEVSITRRVFRTGDSEYLLNKQQCRLKDIVDLFMDSGLGKEAFSIISQGKVEEILNSKAEDRRTIFEEAAGVLKYKSRKKQAEAKLLETSDNLDRVNDILSELEVQIEPLKIQASIAKDYLDKKNELETHEVALTVHEIDSLHKNWEQSKGEAKALEQSDRDMANRILSTEFQLEKDRSKLVEIDGTMNSLQTILLTATKDLEQLEGRREVLKERKKNATQNTAQLQKNIDDATIKWNDYEQKYLRMEKEVAVKKTALQELKEILNTKRQQLKLLDGTIDETIESLKSDYIDVLNEQASSNNELQYLEQQLKQLQVRNNRLDVENEKHIVGRQDVTTELKEKKLELEQLGDKLAKLLDEFKLREQKILSLKKQYTEQELLYNQAQQYMQKAESRKESLEEMEEEYIGFFQGVRELLKAREDALPGIEGAVAELIQVKKQYELAIETALGGSMQHIVVKMEEDARKAIAFLKKNRYGRATFLPLNIIKEKKMYAGQEEMLRSHKAFIGIAADLVTCKPEHATVIKNILGTVVVANDLAGANTLAKLLQYRYRIVTLEGDVVNPGGSMTGGTTKQKASSLLSRKSELEELSNKITMMAEKTAALGEQFSDTKKTLISEEMNLDETRRNGELLRMQCNELESHIVQINLNKKNVDDRLKLYDLEKLELNTENSEIFTRIQQLKVRVNHCDDQIKVLNRKIEDLTNQRNHERMSKESLTTDISEITAKYAVTKEQLSVSEASLESITHEKAEIAVRKKSLIEDLDWLENEMSGHFNSEEVLVEQATLKKNEKEEASKKISLTQDERVDLQSVIAMKEHELKDLKLQYKGINNMLKDAEVKINRLDVELENRLQKLSEEYSLSYEGAKSKYSMLHSEDETRQKVKLIKLEIAELGTVNIGAIEEYERVYERYHFLAEQQADLSEAKKTLFQIMDEMDNEMKSRFNTTFQAIQAQFEGVFKALFGGGKAELTLTNPDDLLHTGVDIIAQPPGKKLQNLSLLSGGERSLTAIALLFSILKIRPVPFCVLDEVEAALDEANVYRFSQYLNRFSKETQFIVITHRQGTMQGADVLYGVTMQESGVSKLVSVKLESSKEIAAIH, from the coding sequence TTGTTTTTAAAACAGTTAGATATAATAGGTTTCAAATCATTTGCGGAAAAAACGAATGTGGAATTTGTTCCGGGTGTAACGGCTGTTGTAGGGCCTAACGGCAGTGGGAAAAGTAATATAACGGATGCAATTCGTTGGGTGTTAGGTGAACAATCGGCAAAATCACTTCGGGGCGGAAAAATGGAAGATGTCATATTTGCTGGAAGTGATTCGCGGAAACGTCTTAATTTTGCTGAGGTTACTTTAACGTTAAATAATGAAGATGGCGCCTTGCCGATAGAATACAATGAGGTGAGTATTACTAGAAGAGTTTTTAGAACTGGTGATAGTGAATACCTTCTCAATAAACAGCAATGCAGATTAAAAGATATCGTTGATTTGTTTATGGATTCAGGTCTAGGGAAAGAGGCATTTTCAATTATTAGTCAGGGAAAAGTAGAAGAAATACTCAATAGTAAAGCAGAGGATCGGCGAACTATTTTTGAAGAAGCTGCAGGAGTGTTGAAATATAAATCAAGAAAAAAGCAAGCTGAAGCAAAACTGCTAGAAACATCAGATAATTTAGATCGGGTCAATGATATCCTTAGTGAATTAGAGGTTCAAATAGAACCACTTAAAATCCAAGCGTCGATTGCTAAAGATTATTTGGACAAGAAAAATGAACTTGAGACACATGAAGTTGCTCTTACCGTGCATGAGATAGATTCACTACATAAAAACTGGGAGCAATCCAAAGGTGAAGCTAAAGCACTTGAACAATCAGATCGGGACATGGCTAATCGTATTCTATCAACGGAATTTCAGCTTGAGAAAGATCGAAGTAAACTAGTGGAAATCGATGGAACGATGAATAGTTTACAAACCATATTGCTAACAGCAACGAAGGACTTGGAGCAACTTGAAGGTCGAAGAGAAGTTTTAAAAGAAAGAAAGAAAAATGCAACCCAAAACACGGCACAGCTTCAAAAAAATATAGATGATGCAACAATTAAATGGAATGACTACGAACAAAAGTATCTAAGAATGGAAAAAGAAGTAGCAGTGAAAAAAACGGCGCTTCAAGAATTAAAAGAAATCTTAAATACTAAAAGGCAACAGCTGAAATTATTGGATGGCACAATTGATGAAACGATTGAAAGCTTAAAAAGTGATTATATTGATGTTCTTAATGAACAAGCTTCATCCAATAATGAACTCCAATATTTAGAGCAGCAGTTAAAGCAATTGCAAGTAAGAAATAATCGACTAGACGTTGAAAATGAAAAACATATTGTGGGCCGCCAAGATGTAACGACAGAGTTGAAGGAAAAAAAATTAGAGCTCGAACAATTAGGCGATAAATTAGCTAAATTACTTGACGAATTTAAATTAAGGGAACAAAAGATATTATCTTTGAAAAAACAATATACTGAGCAAGAATTACTTTACAACCAAGCTCAACAATATATGCAAAAAGCTGAATCACGAAAAGAATCATTAGAGGAAATGGAAGAAGAGTATATTGGATTTTTTCAAGGAGTACGGGAATTACTCAAAGCAAGAGAAGACGCATTGCCTGGTATTGAAGGGGCTGTTGCAGAGCTAATCCAGGTGAAAAAACAATATGAACTAGCGATTGAAACCGCGTTGGGTGGTTCGATGCAACATATAGTTGTGAAAATGGAAGAAGATGCTCGGAAGGCAATCGCATTTTTGAAAAAGAACCGGTATGGCAGAGCTACCTTCCTACCGCTTAATATTATAAAAGAGAAGAAAATGTATGCTGGTCAAGAAGAAATGCTGCGTTCACACAAGGCGTTTATTGGTATTGCTGCTGACCTTGTGACATGTAAGCCGGAACATGCGACGGTTATTAAAAATATACTAGGAACAGTTGTTGTTGCTAATGATTTAGCCGGGGCTAATACATTGGCAAAATTGCTCCAGTATCGGTATCGAATTGTTACGCTCGAAGGTGATGTAGTAAACCCTGGTGGATCTATGACAGGTGGCACTACAAAACAAAAAGCCAGTTCATTATTAAGTAGGAAAAGTGAATTGGAAGAGTTGTCTAATAAAATAACAATGATGGCTGAAAAAACAGCCGCATTAGGCGAACAATTTTCCGATACGAAAAAAACATTGATTTCTGAAGAAATGAATTTGGACGAAACGAGACGAAATGGTGAACTTCTACGTATGCAATGCAATGAGCTTGAGTCGCATATTGTCCAAATAAATTTAAATAAAAAGAATGTAGATGATCGTTTAAAATTATATGATCTGGAGAAATTGGAATTAAATACAGAAAACAGCGAAATATTCACACGTATTCAGCAATTAAAAGTACGTGTGAATCATTGTGATGACCAAATTAAGGTATTGAACCGAAAAATCGAAGACCTGACTAACCAAAGAAATCATGAAAGAATGTCGAAAGAGTCATTAACAACAGACATTAGTGAGATCACGGCTAAATATGCGGTTACGAAAGAACAACTTTCAGTGAGTGAAGCTTCCCTAGAGTCTATTACACATGAAAAGGCAGAAATAGCTGTTAGAAAAAAATCATTGATAGAAGATTTAGATTGGCTAGAAAATGAAATGTCAGGTCATTTTAATAGTGAAGAGGTACTTGTAGAACAGGCTACTCTTAAAAAAAATGAAAAAGAAGAAGCGAGCAAAAAGATCTCTTTAACACAGGATGAAAGAGTAGATCTCCAATCTGTTATTGCGATGAAAGAACATGAATTAAAGGACTTGAAGCTTCAATATAAAGGGATAAACAATATGTTGAAAGATGCTGAAGTGAAAATCAATCGCCTTGATGTTGAATTAGAAAATCGACTTCAGAAATTAAGTGAAGAATATAGTTTGTCTTATGAAGGGGCCAAAAGTAAATATTCTATGCTTCATTCAGAGGATGAGACAAGGCAAAAGGTCAAATTAATTAAACTAGAAATAGCCGAACTTGGAACTGTCAATATCGGTGCTATCGAGGAATATGAACGCGTTTATGAAAGATACCACTTTTTAGCTGAGCAACAAGCGGATTTATCTGAAGCTAAGAAAACACTTTTTCAAATCATGGATGAAATGGATAATGAAATGAAAAGTCGGTTTAATACGACATTCCAGGCCATTCAGGCCCAATTCGAAGGCGTATTTAAAGCGTTATTTGGCGGGGGGAAAGCTGAATTAACATTAACGAATCCAGATGATTTACTACACACTGGCGTTGATATTATTGCGCAGCCGCCAGGGAAAAAGCTGCAAAACTTAAGTTTGCTTTCTGGAGGGGAACGTTCGCTAACAGCTATAGCATTGCTATTTTCTATATTAAAAATTAGGCCAGTTCCATTTTGTGTGCTTGATGAAGTGGAAGCTGCCTTAGATGAAGCGAATGTATATCGTTTTAGTCAATATTTGAACAGATTTAGTAAAGAAACGCAATTTATCGTGATTACTCATAGGCAAGGAACGATGCAAGGGGCTGACGTTTTATACGGAGTAACAATGCAAGAATCTGGCGTATCCAAACTTGTCTCTGTTAAATTAGAAAGCAGCAAAGAAATTGCAGCAATACACTGA
- a CDS encoding putative DNA-binding protein encodes MLEKTTRMNYLYDFYHALLTQKQQSYMALYYLEDYSLGEIAEQYEISRQAVYDNIKRTEAMLEEYEKKLLLFQKFQERKYIITQMKSSLAEDTLGEATLNEYLSALEKLD; translated from the coding sequence ATGCTTGAAAAGACAACACGTATGAACTATTTATACGACTTTTACCATGCGTTGTTGACTCAGAAGCAACAAAGTTATATGGCCCTTTATTATTTAGAAGATTACTCACTCGGTGAAATTGCGGAGCAATATGAAATAAGCCGTCAAGCGGTTTATGATAATATTAAACGCACAGAAGCTATGCTTGAGGAGTATGAAAAAAAATTGCTGTTATTTCAAAAATTTCAAGAGCGAAAGTATATTATAACTCAAATGAAATCTAGTTTAGCTGAAGATACCCTAGGTGAGGCTACATTAAATGAATATTTGAGTGCACTTGAGAAATTGGATTAG
- the rpsP gene encoding 30S ribosomal protein S16: protein MAVKIRLKRIGAKKAPFYRIVVADSRSPRDGRIIEEIGTYNPVAEPALVKINEETAIKWMQDGAKPSDTVRNLFSKQGIMEKFHNAKLNK, encoded by the coding sequence ATGGCAGTTAAAATTCGCTTGAAGCGTATTGGAGCAAAGAAAGCTCCATTTTATCGTATTGTGGTTGCAGATTCACGTTCACCACGTGACGGAAGAATTATTGAAGAGATCGGAACATATAATCCGGTTGCAGAACCTGCACTAGTAAAAATCAATGAGGAAACAGCTATTAAATGGATGCAAGATGGGGCTAAACCATCTGATACAGTTCGTAACTTGTTTTCTAAACAAGGTATCATGGAAAAATTCCATAACGCTAAGCTTAACAAGTAA
- the rimM gene encoding ribosome maturation factor RimM (Essential for efficient processing of 16S rRNA), whose product MPKWFNVGKIVNTHGINGEVRVISNTDFPDERYAPKSLLYLFLPGKKEAIPLTVKSHRVHKNFNLLKFEGYEHINDVVQWKNSILKITDKQLTDLSDDEYYFHEIIGCEVVTIDNDIIGVISEILTPGANDVWVVERDSGKDILIPYIEEIVMDISIDEKKIIIKPMEGLLE is encoded by the coding sequence TTGCCAAAATGGTTTAACGTTGGCAAAATCGTTAATACACATGGTATAAATGGAGAAGTGAGAGTGATATCCAACACTGATTTTCCAGATGAAAGATACGCTCCAAAAAGTTTGCTTTATTTATTTCTTCCGGGAAAAAAAGAAGCAATTCCATTAACAGTTAAAAGCCATCGTGTACACAAGAACTTTAATTTGCTTAAATTTGAAGGGTACGAACACATTAATGATGTTGTACAATGGAAAAATAGTATTCTAAAGATAACAGATAAGCAATTAACTGATTTGTCAGATGACGAATACTATTTCCATGAAATTATTGGCTGTGAGGTCGTGACGATAGACAATGATATTATTGGGGTAATTAGTGAAATTCTTACACCTGGGGCAAATGATGTGTGGGTAGTCGAACGTGATAGTGGAAAAGATATTTTGATTCCATATATAGAAGAAATAGTGATGGACATCTCAATAGATGAAAAGAAAATTATCATCAAGCCGATGGAGGGTTTGCTAGAATGA